The sequence GCAGGCGTTCATGATGGCGTTCCAGGCGGGCGGCCCGCACGCCCAGGACCGCGGGCTGGAAGCGGTGGCGTACGCCTACGAGGAGCAGATCCGCACCCCGCGGACGGCTGACTGGGCCAAGCCGCAGGGCAAGCGCGACCCACTCCGGCTGCACAAGTCGTTCACCGCGGCGGGGCGCGGCATCTCGCTGCTGATCGGCTGCAACACCTTCCCCACGTGGAACGGCTATCCGGGCCTCTTCGCCTCCCTCGCCACGGGCAACCCGGTCCTGGTCAAGCCGCACCCGCGTGCGGTGCTCCCGCTGGCGCTCACGGTGCGGCTGGCTCGCGAGGTGCTGACCGAGGCGGGCTTCGACCCGAATCTGGTCGCGCTGGCCGCCGAGCGGCCCGGCGAGGGCATCGCCAAGAGCCTGGCGGTCCGCCCGGAGATCAAGATCATCGACTACACCGGGTCCACCGCCTTCGGCGACTGGCTGGAGGCCAACGCCCGGCAGGCCCAGGTCTACACGGAGAAGGCCGGGGTCAACACGATCGTCGTCGACTCCACCGACGACTACAGCGGCATGCTCTCCAACCTGGCCTTCTCGCTCTCCTTGTACAGCGGCCAGATGTGCACCACCCCGCAGAATCTGCTGATCCCCCGGGACGGCATCACGACGGACGCCGGAGCCAAGTCCTACGACGACGTCGTCGCCGATGTCGCGGCCGCTGTCAGTGGACTCCTCGGCGACGACGCCCGCGCCAACGCGCTTCTCGGCGCCCTGGTCAACCCGGACGTCACAGCCCGTGTCGAGGCTGCCTCGGACCTGGGCGAGGTGGCCCTGTCCTCCCGGACCCTCGCCAACCCCGACTTCCCCGACGCGACCGTCCGTACGCCGGTCATCGTCAAGCTCGACGGAAGCAAGCCCGACGACGACGCGGCCTATCTGTCGGAGTGCTTCGGCCCGGTGTCCTTCGCCGTGGCGGTCGCCTCGACGGCGGACGCCCTGGAGCTGCTGCGCCGCACCGTCCGCGAGAAGGGCGCCATGACGGTCGGCGCCTACACCACGTCTGCGGAGGTGGAGCGTGCGGTGGAGGACGTCTGCTTCGACGAATCGGCCCAGCTCTCGCTGAACCTGACCGGCGGGGTGTACGTCAACCAGACCGCGGCCTTCTCCGACTTCCACGGTTCGGGCGGCAACCCGGCGGCGAACGCCGCCCTGTGCGACGGGGCGTTCGTGTCCAACCGCTTCCGTGTACTGGAGGTCCGCCGCCAGGCATGACCCGTCGGGGACCGGGCCCTCTCAGCCGCGTGGATCAGGAACGTCCGCGTACCGCTGTACCCAGGCATGCATCGCGATGGCCGCGGCGGCCCCCGCGTTGATCGACCGGGTGGAGCCGAACTGCGCGATCGAGCACACCATCGTCGCGTGGTCCCGCGCCTCCTGGGTGAGCCCCGGCCCCTCCTGGCCGAACAGCAGCACGCAGCGCCGCGGCAGCTCGGTCCGCTCCAGCGGTACGGCCCCGGGGAGGTTGTCGATCCCGATGATCGGCAGCCCCTCGGAGGCCGCCCACGCGGTCAGATCCGCCGTGTCGGGGTGATGCCGCACATGCTGGTAGCGGTCGGTGACCATGGCCCCGCGCCGGTTCCAGCGGCGCCGCCCCACGATGTGGATCTCCTTGGCGAGGAAGGCGTTCGCGGTGCGTACGACCGATCCGATGTTGAAGTCGTGGCCCCAGTTCTCCACGGCCACGTGAAAGTCGTGCCGCCGCAGGTCCAGATCGGCGACGATCGCCTCCCGCGTCCAGTACCGGTACTCGTCACCGACATTGCGCCGGTCACCGTGGGCGAGCAGCTCGGGGTCGTATCGCTCGCCCTCGGGCCACGGCAGCGGATGCGGCCCGACGCCGATCTCCGTCCCGTACCCGTCGTCGTACTGAATCGGTGCCGGTTCCGCGGACGGATCGGGTGCCGCCGCTGCGGGGGGCTCTTCTGTTCTGCCGGTCTCACTGCTCACCCGACGAGCGTATGGCCCCCACCGGCGCCCTGCTGCGGGGACTCCTCCGTACCGTCGCGGCCCGACCCCTGCTGACCCGGCACCCGCCGCTTGCCCGGAACACCGTGAGCACCCGGATCGCCCGGATCGCCCGAGGCACCGGGCAAACCCGTCGCGCCCGAGTCGCCCGGCACACGGGGGAAGCGCGAGAGCAGCCGCTCACGGCCGAGCGTCACTCGGCCGCCCAGCCACACCAGGAAGACCGTCGGCAGGAAGACGGCGTCCGCGGCGATCATCGCCATCGAGAAGAACGGCAGCCCGAGCAGCAGGGCGATGCCCGCGTGCTCGCAGATCATCGCGACCAGCAGGATGTTCTTGACGCGCCGGTTGAACAGCGTGAACGGGAAGGCGACCTGGACGATGACCGTGCCGTACGTCAGCACCATCACCATCACACCGCTGGAAGCCAGGATGTCCGACAGGGCGGGCCAGGGCGTGAAGTAGTCCAGTTTGAGGGGGTAGTAGAGCGCGGTGCCGTCCTGCCAGCGCGACCCCTGGATCTTGTACCAGCCGGCGGTCGCGTAGATCAGACAGACCTCGGCCATGATCACGGCGAGGGTGGCGTTGTGCGCGAGATTGGCCAGGACGTCGAGCAGGGTGCGCTGCTCACCGTGCGGCGCGTAGCGATTGGCGGCCCACCACGCGGCGCTTCCCAGCCACAGCACCCACAGGAGGGTCGGCAGCCACCAGGTCCCGCCGAGACCGTCCATCAGCGTGGCGATCAGCAGGACCGGCCCGAGCACCGCCCACAGAACAGGACCCACCACGTCCCGTGCCGGCGCGAGGCCCCGTGCGGCGCGTGCGACGTTCCGCTCGGCGCGCCTGGCATCCAGCGACCAGACCTGGGCGCAGCGCGTGAGGACAAGGTAGATCGCCATCAGGTGGATGACGTTGTCACCGCCGTCACCCATGAAGATGCTGCGGTTCTGCACGGAGAGCACGCCGACCATGAACAGGACGGACATGGTCCGGGTGCGCCACCCGAGCAGCAGTGCCGCGGCCGACAGCAGAGTGAGGGCGTACACGGCCTCGAACCAGAGGGCGCTGTCCGACCACATGAGGACGGAGAAGGCGTCGTTGTTCGCTATGAGCCGGCGGGCCATGTCCCAGCGCCACGGGCTGTCGGGCCCGTAGAGCTCCTGGCGGTGCGGCAGTTCGCGCAGCAGGAAGAACAGATACGTGGCGGAGAACCCGATCCGGATGACAGCGCTCTGGTACGGGCCGAGGGCCGAGGCGGTGATGCGCTGGATACCGCGGGCGAGGCCGCTTCCGGGGTTCCGGCGAGGATTCGGGCGGGCAGCGGGCCCGGCGTTCGGGCCGGGGAGGCCGTCGGAGAGGGAGCCGGGCACCGGGCCGGGAGCACCGGCCGGGGAGGTTGTCGTCACTTGTCCGCCTCCTCGCCGCGCGACGCCTGCGGCGCTCCGGCATTTTCGGGGAGATCTTCCGGGGCCACGGTCCACCACGGGAGCACCCGGTAGTTCGGCCGGGTGCTGATCTTCTCCTCGCTCCACGGGGGCGGCGTGACGGAGCGGGTCTCGGAACGCACCTGGATGCGCTCGACGGTGCCGCCGTAGTCGTGGGCGCCGAGGCGCAGCATCACGATGCGCCGGATGTAGCGCTCGGAGAGATCACCGCGAAGGCCGTTGGGGCGGTTCTCGCTGTCGTGGGAGTTGACGAAGAAGTCCCAGCCCCGGCGGAGCTCGTTCTGATGCACATGGCTGGGGAAGAGATTGCCGCGTATCTCCTTGCCGTCCTCGCCGGAGAGGCTCATCCAGGGGGTGGTGCGGCGGCCGTCGGCGCCGACCACCTCGGCCCGCACATGGACGGCGATGTTCTGCTGGAGCGGATTGGGGGCGAACAACTTCCAGTTCTGTTCGAACTCCGGGTAGACCCAGTTGTCGACCGCTTCACCATGCTGCTTGGTCAGCGTGTTGGACGGCGCCACGTGCAGGAAGACCATGGCCACCTGGGCGCAGGCGATCATCCCGATGACGGACAGCGCGACGGCGGCGACGGCCTGGTACCCGAACGAGAGCGCGGCTATGCCTCCACCGGTGGCGCGGTCGCCGGAGCCGGCAGCGCCGCCCGCCGCGCCCGGCCCGGCGTGCGGCTGGGCGTCCGTCGATGTGCCCGAGGTCAGGTGCGGCCTGCCGGCCGTCGGAAAGCTCTGCTCCGCGTGTGCGGAAGGGCGCTGCCCGGCATACGCCGAAGCCGGGGGCGAGGCGTCCGCAGAGGCCGGGGGCGAGGCGGGCGCAGAGGTGTGCGGCTCGGTGTCCGAGTGGCTCACCACCTGCGGCCAGGCGTCCTTTTCCTCGCTGTCGGAGCGCCCACCGTGGTCCGAATCCATCCCGCCCCGCTCACCGTCGATCACCACCGAGTTATCCACAGGGTTGACACCCTACGGGCCGCCGACTCACCATTGAAGTCATTGAACCGAACGATCGGTCGGTAGGGAGTCCGGGATGGCGGCAGTGACTGCGGACCAGAAGACGCAGAGGACGGCAGGCGCGGTGGATACGGCGGACGCGGCCCGCACTGCGGCGTTCGACGCGGCGGTGGCCGCCGACGACCGGATCGAGCCGCGCGACTGGATGCCGGAGGCGTACCGGGCCTCGCTCGTCCGTCAGATGGCGCAGCACGCCCACTCGGAAATCATCGGCATGCAGCCCGAGGCCAACTGGATCACCCGCGCGCCTTCCCTGCGGCGCAAGGCGATCCTGATGGCCAAGGTGCAGGACGAGGCCGGGCACGGGCTGTATCTCTACAGCGCCGCCGAGACGCTGGGCACGAGCCGCGAGGAGCTGCTCGACAAGCTCCACGCCGGACGTCAGCGCTATTCATCGATCTTCAACTACCCGACGCTGACCTGGGCGGACGTCGGAGCGATCGGCTGGCTGGTGGACGGCGCGGCGATCACCAACCAGGTGCCGCTCTGCCGCTGCTCGTACGGCCCGTACGCACGGGCGATGGTCCGGATCTGCAAGGAGGAGTCCTTCCACCAGCGCCAGGGGTACGAGCTGCTGCTCGCCCTGAGCAGAGGCACCCGGGCCCAGCACGAGATGGCGCAGGACGCGGTGAACCGCTGGTGGTGGCCGTCCCTGATGATGTTCGGCCCGCCCGACGACGCGTCGGCCCACTCCGCACAGTCGATGGCCTGGAAGATCAAGCGCCACTCCAACGACGAACTGCGCCAGCGCTTCGTGGACATCTGCGTACCGCAGGCCGAGGCACTGGGGCTCGCCCTCCCGGACCCCGACATCCGGTGGAACGAGGAGCGCGGACAGCACGACTTCGGCGCGATCGACTGGACCGAGTTCCAGGAAGTCCTCAAGGGCAACGGCCCATGCAACGAGCAGCGCCTCACCCAGCGGCGCACGGCCCATGAGGAAGGTGCGTGGGTCCGGGACGCGGCAGCGGCGTACGCGGCCAAACACCCCGCACGTCCCGCACACCCCGCACCGAGCCCACAGACCGCACAGGGCGCACAGGGCACACAGGGCACACAGGGCACACAGGGCACACAGCCCGAGGAGGAGACGGCATGAGCAGCTCGACCGACTGGCCGCTGTGGGAGGTGTTCGTGCGCTCCCGGCGCGGACTGTCCCACACCCACGCCGGCAGCCTGCACGCGCCGGACGCCGAGATGGCCCTGCGCAACGCACGGGACCTGTACACCCGTCGATCGGAGGGCATCTCGATCTGGGTGGTTCCGTCCACCGAGATCACCGCGTCCTCCCCCGACGAGAAGGACTCCTTCTTCGAACCGGCGGGGGACAAGCCCTACCGGCACCCGACGTTCTACGAGATCCCGGAAGGGGTGAAGCACCTGTGACCGCGGCCCTCGCCCTGGGCGACGACGCGCTGGTGCTCTCGCACCGGCTGGGGGAGTGGGCGGGCCATGCTCCCGTGCTGGAGGAGGAAGTGGCCCTCGCCAACATCGCCCTGGACCTCCTGGGGCAGGCAAGAGTGCTGCTCTCGCTCGTCGGCGACGAGGACGAGCTCGCCTACCTCCGCGAGGAGCGGGCCTTCCGCAATCTCCAGCTGGTCGAGCAGCCGAACGGCGACTTCGCCCACACCATCGCCCGCCAGCTCTACTTCTCCGTCTACCAGCACCTGCTGTACGGCGAGTTGGCAGCGGGCCGGGGCCCGTTCGCCGACCTTGCGGCGAAGGCGGTCAAGGAAGTCGCCTACCACCGCGACCACGCCGAGCACTGGGCCCTACGCCTCGGGGACGGCACGGCCGAGAGCCATGAGCGGCTCCGGACCGGTCTGGACGCGCTGTGGCGGTTCACCGGCGAGATGTTCCAGCCGGTCGAGGGGGTGGACGTCGACTGGCAGGCGCTGCGGACCAGTTGGCTGGACGCCATCACCGATGTGGTGGAGCGAGCCACACTGACCGTCCCGACCGGCCCGCAGTCCGGTGCCTGGGCGGCGGGGGCCGGCCGGCAGGGGCTGCACACCGAGCCGTTCGGCCGGATGATCGCCGAGATGCAGCATCTGCACCGCAGCCATCCGGGGGCGTCATGGTGACCGGGACGCGGCTGGAGGAGGAACTGCGGCAGCTGGCAGGCGCCGTGCCCGACCCGGAGCTGCCGGTCCTGACGCTGGAGGAGCTCGGCGTCATGCGGGGCGTCCAGGTGGACGGGCCGGGCCGGGTGACCGTGCGGCTCACCCCGACATACACCGGCTGCCCGGCGATCGAGGCCATGTCCGCCGACATCGAACGGGTGCTGCACGACCACGGCGTGCCGGAGGTCTCCGTGGTCACCGTGCTCGCACCCGCCTGGTCGACGGACGACATCAGTGCCGAGGGACGGCGCAAGCTCGCCGAGTTCGGCATCGCACCACCCCGCTCCCACGGCGCGGACGGCGGCCCCGTGCCGCTGACGCTCTCGGTGCGCTGCCCGCACTGCGGCTCCACCGATACGGAGCTGCTGAGCCGGTTCTCCTCCACGGCGTGCAAAGCGCTCCGCCGCTGTGTCGCCTGCCGCGAACCGTTCGACCACTTCAAGGAGTTGTAGATGTTCCATCCGCTCCGGGTCTGCGCGATCGAACGGATAACTGACGATGCGGTGGCCGTCACCTTCGCCGTGCCGGCCGAGCTGCGCGAGACCTTCCGTCACACCCCGGGCCAGCACCTCAATGTGCGCTACACCGTCGACGGCGAGGAGATCCGGCGCTCGTACTCGATCTGCGCACCGGCCGCCGAGGCACCGGCCGAACCGGTCCTGCGGGTGGGCATCCGCATGGTCGACGGCGGCGCGTTCTCCACGTACGCCCTGAAGGAACTGGCCGTCGGGGACGAAGTGCAGGCCATGGCTCCGATGGGCCGCTTCGTGCTGAAGCCGCGCCCCGGCCTGTTCGCGGCGGTCGTCGGCGGGAGCGGCATCACTCCGGTGCTGTCGATAGCGGCGACGCTGCTGGCACGGGAACCCCTGGCCCGGTTCTGTCTGATCCGCAGCGACCGGACAGCGGCCTCGATGATGTTCCTCGAAGAGGTGGCCGACCTCAAGGACCGGTATCCGGACCGCTTCCAGCTGGTGACCGCGCTGTCCAGGGAAGAGCAGTCGGCCGGGCTGCCGTCCGGCCGGCTGGACCGTGAACGGCTCACCGGGCTGTTGCCCGCACTGCTGCCGGTGGCGGACGTGGACGGCTGGTTCCTGTGCGGTCCGTTCGGTCTGGTCCGGGGGGCGGAGAGCGCACTGCGCGCGCTCGGCGTCGACCGGACCCGGATCCATCAGGAGATCTTCCACGTCGACGACGGACCTGCGGCGCCCGCCACGGCCCGGGTCGCCTCGCCCGCCGACAGCACCCTGACGGCGACCCTTCACGGCCGTTCGGGCAGCTGGCCGGTGGAGAACGCCGAATCGCTGCTGGAGACGGTGCTGCGCAGCCGGTCGGACGCGCCGTACGCCTGCAAGGGCGGAGTGTGCGGGACCTGTCGGGCCTTCCTCGTCTCGGGCGAGGTGCGGATGGACCGCAACTTCGCGCTGGAACCGGAGGAGACCGGGGCGGGCTTCGTGCTGGCCTGCCAGTCGCACCCGCTCACGCCGGAGGTGGAGCTCGACTTCGACCGGTGACGGGTGGCCGGCGGCCCGGTACCAGTTTGCCGGTGGCCGTGGCTCGGTACCAGCGGCCGATGGCCGGTCGGCGGTGGCCGTGGCCCGGCTCCAGTGGCGGGTGGCCGGTGGCCGGTGGCTCGGCACCAGTGGCGGGTGGCCGGTCACGGGTGGCTGGTGGCTGGTGGCCGGTGCCCGGTGCCGACTGTTCCGGCGGGCTCCCGGCGCGAAGAGGCACCGGCACGACAGGCTCCCGGCTCTGCGGGCTCCCGGTGTGAAGGGGCACGGGTGCGCGGTGTTCCCATCTTGTAGAACCTGTTCTATCTTGACGGCCCGTCAGGTCCCTTTGTGGGCCGCACGGTTCAGGGACACTACGGTTCGCGGGAGGCCGGAACAGTGGACTTCACCTTCACCGAGGAACAGCAGGCAGCCGTCGAGGCGGCCAGGGCGGTCTTCTCGTCCGTCGCACCCGACCACGTACCCAGCCCCGCGCTGACCCCGGGTGCCGTCGCCGAGGACATCGACCGGGCGCTGTGGGCCGGGCTCGCCGATACGGATCTGCTGAGCCTCACGCTGTCACCGGAATATGGCGGCGCCGGACTCGACCCGGTCGCGCTCTGCCTGGTACTGCGCGAAGCGGCCAAGGTGCTGGCCAGGGTTCCGTTGCTGGAGAGCTGCGCGGTCGCGATGGCCCTCCAGCGCCACGGCGACCGCGCGCTGGCGGCGGAACTGCTGCCCGGGTTCGGCCGGGGCGAGCTGGTCCTGACCGTCGGGGCCAACGGGCGCACCGGACACGACCCGGCCGAACTGGCCGTCACCGCCCACCGCGTCACCACCCACCCCGGCAGCGAGGGCACCGGCGGCGAAGACTCCGGGCCCGGAGCGGGGGAAGCATCCGGGTGGGTGCTCGACGGGGTGCAGTCAGGGGTGCCCTGGGCCCAGGTAGCCGACTGGATCGCGGTCCCCGCCCACACGGGTGAGGGCCGGTCCGTCCTGGCTCTGGTGCGCCGCACCCACGACGGCGTGACGCTCGCCGAACAGGTTTCCACCAGCGGCGAGCGCTTCGCCGAGGTGACGCTCGACGCCGTGCGCATCGATGACCGCGAGCTGATCGACACACCCGGTGCCTGGGACTGGCTGCGGTCGCTGCTCACCACCGGGACCTGTGCGCTGGCGCTGGGACTGGGCGAGCGGGTGCTCTCGATGACCAGCGAATACACCGGAAAGCGCGAGCAGTTCGGCTTCCCGGTCGCCACGTTCCAGGCGGTCGCCGTGCAGGCCGCCGACCGGTACATCGATCTGCGGGCCATGGAGGTGACCCTCTGGCAGGCGGCCTGGCGTATCTCCACCGAGGCCGGTGGTGCGCTGCCCGCCGAGGGGGACATCGCCGTGGCGAAGATCTGGGCCTCGGACGGCGTCCGGCGCGTCGTACAGACCGCGCAGCACCTGCACGGCGGCTTCGGCGCGGACACCGACTACCCGCTGCACCGCTACCACGCCTGGGCGAAGCAGATCGAGCTGTCGCTGGGCCCGGCGGCGGCCCACGAGGAGGCACTGGGCGACCTGCTGGCCGCACACCCCCTCGGCTGACGCGGGCGTCTCAGAGGACGAAGGCCGGGTTCCCGTTGTCCGCGACCATCGGGCGCCCGGCGCCGTCCCAGGCGAGCATCCCGCCGTCGATGTTCACCGCGTCGACGCCCTGCTGAACCAGGTACTGGGTGACCTGGGCGGACCGGCCGCCGACCCGGCACATCACATGCACGCGGCGACCGTCCTCGGCGGCCTCGGTCAGCTCACCGAAACGGCCCACGAAGTCGCTCATCGGAATGTGCAGGGCACCCTCGACATGCCCGGCCGCCCATTCGTCGTTCTCCCGGACGTCCAGGACGAAGCCGTCCGACGGCACCGCCGCGACGTCCACCGAGGGCAGCGGGGCGAAATTCATGGGTCATGCCTTCTCTCGTACGTACGCGGCAACGTCAACGGAAACGCTACTGCACCATCCCCGCGAGCTCGGCCTCACGCCGGGACACTTCGCCCAGGAGCTGCTCGCCGAT is a genomic window of Streptomyces sp. NBC_01237 containing:
- a CDS encoding 2Fe-2S iron-sulfur cluster-binding protein, giving the protein MFHPLRVCAIERITDDAVAVTFAVPAELRETFRHTPGQHLNVRYTVDGEEIRRSYSICAPAAEAPAEPVLRVGIRMVDGGAFSTYALKELAVGDEVQAMAPMGRFVLKPRPGLFAAVVGGSGITPVLSIAATLLAREPLARFCLIRSDRTAASMMFLEEVADLKDRYPDRFQLVTALSREEQSAGLPSGRLDRERLTGLLPALLPVADVDGWFLCGPFGLVRGAESALRALGVDRTRIHQEIFHVDDGPAAPATARVASPADSTLTATLHGRSGSWPVENAESLLETVLRSRSDAPYACKGGVCGTCRAFLVSGEVRMDRNFALEPEETGAGFVLACQSHPLTPEVELDFDR
- the paaA gene encoding 1,2-phenylacetyl-CoA epoxidase subunit PaaA, which encodes MAAVTADQKTQRTAGAVDTADAARTAAFDAAVAADDRIEPRDWMPEAYRASLVRQMAQHAHSEIIGMQPEANWITRAPSLRRKAILMAKVQDEAGHGLYLYSAAETLGTSREELLDKLHAGRQRYSSIFNYPTLTWADVGAIGWLVDGAAITNQVPLCRCSYGPYARAMVRICKEESFHQRQGYELLLALSRGTRAQHEMAQDAVNRWWWPSLMMFGPPDDASAHSAQSMAWKIKRHSNDELRQRFVDICVPQAEALGLALPDPDIRWNEERGQHDFGAIDWTEFQEVLKGNGPCNEQRLTQRRTAHEEGAWVRDAAAAYAAKHPARPAHPAPSPQTAQGAQGTQGTQGTQGTQPEEETA
- a CDS encoding rhodanese-like domain-containing protein, which translates into the protein MNFAPLPSVDVAAVPSDGFVLDVRENDEWAAGHVEGALHIPMSDFVGRFGELTEAAEDGRRVHVMCRVGGRSAQVTQYLVQQGVDAVNIDGGMLAWDGAGRPMVADNGNPAFVL
- the paaC gene encoding 1,2-phenylacetyl-CoA epoxidase subunit PaaC, with product MTAALALGDDALVLSHRLGEWAGHAPVLEEEVALANIALDLLGQARVLLSLVGDEDELAYLREERAFRNLQLVEQPNGDFAHTIARQLYFSVYQHLLYGELAAGRGPFADLAAKAVKEVAYHRDHAEHWALRLGDGTAESHERLRTGLDALWRFTGEMFQPVEGVDVDWQALRTSWLDAITDVVERATLTVPTGPQSGAWAAGAGRQGLHTEPFGRMIAEMQHLHRSHPGASW
- the paaN gene encoding phenylacetic acid degradation protein PaaN, producing MAAELTPQQLSETHRPTLDQALDAIRTRAYWSPHPEHPKAYGEGGAPGSLGAAEGKAAFDALLHTRLDLGQPGTDGWTGGEVSPYGPELGVEYPHADPDVLLPAMKAGMGAWRAAGPETRALVCLEILSRISARTHELAHAVMHTSGQAFMMAFQAGGPHAQDRGLEAVAYAYEEQIRTPRTADWAKPQGKRDPLRLHKSFTAAGRGISLLIGCNTFPTWNGYPGLFASLATGNPVLVKPHPRAVLPLALTVRLAREVLTEAGFDPNLVALAAERPGEGIAKSLAVRPEIKIIDYTGSTAFGDWLEANARQAQVYTEKAGVNTIVVDSTDDYSGMLSNLAFSLSLYSGQMCTTPQNLLIPRDGITTDAGAKSYDDVVADVAAAVSGLLGDDARANALLGALVNPDVTARVEAASDLGEVALSSRTLANPDFPDATVRTPVIVKLDGSKPDDDAAYLSECFGPVSFAVAVASTADALELLRRTVREKGAMTVGAYTTSAEVERAVEDVCFDESAQLSLNLTGGVYVNQTAAFSDFHGSGGNPAANAALCDGAFVSNRFRVLEVRRQA
- the paaB gene encoding 1,2-phenylacetyl-CoA epoxidase subunit PaaB produces the protein MSSSTDWPLWEVFVRSRRGLSHTHAGSLHAPDAEMALRNARDLYTRRSEGISIWVVPSTEITASSPDEKDSFFEPAGDKPYRHPTFYEIPEGVKHL
- a CDS encoding DUF5819 family protein, coding for MDSDHGGRSDSEEKDAWPQVVSHSDTEPHTSAPASPPASADASPPASAYAGQRPSAHAEQSFPTAGRPHLTSGTSTDAQPHAGPGAAGGAAGSGDRATGGGIAALSFGYQAVAAVALSVIGMIACAQVAMVFLHVAPSNTLTKQHGEAVDNWVYPEFEQNWKLFAPNPLQQNIAVHVRAEVVGADGRRTTPWMSLSGEDGKEIRGNLFPSHVHQNELRRGWDFFVNSHDSENRPNGLRGDLSERYIRRIVMLRLGAHDYGGTVERIQVRSETRSVTPPPWSEEKISTRPNYRVLPWWTVAPEDLPENAGAPQASRGEEADK
- a CDS encoding TrmH family RNA methyltransferase → MSSETGRTEEPPAAAAPDPSAEPAPIQYDDGYGTEIGVGPHPLPWPEGERYDPELLAHGDRRNVGDEYRYWTREAIVADLDLRRHDFHVAVENWGHDFNIGSVVRTANAFLAKEIHIVGRRRWNRRGAMVTDRYQHVRHHPDTADLTAWAASEGLPIIGIDNLPGAVPLERTELPRRCVLLFGQEGPGLTQEARDHATMVCSIAQFGSTRSINAGAAAAIAMHAWVQRYADVPDPRG
- a CDS encoding acyl-CoA dehydrogenase family protein translates to MDFTFTEEQQAAVEAARAVFSSVAPDHVPSPALTPGAVAEDIDRALWAGLADTDLLSLTLSPEYGGAGLDPVALCLVLREAAKVLARVPLLESCAVAMALQRHGDRALAAELLPGFGRGELVLTVGANGRTGHDPAELAVTAHRVTTHPGSEGTGGEDSGPGAGEASGWVLDGVQSGVPWAQVADWIAVPAHTGEGRSVLALVRRTHDGVTLAEQVSTSGERFAEVTLDAVRIDDRELIDTPGAWDWLRSLLTTGTCALALGLGERVLSMTSEYTGKREQFGFPVATFQAVAVQAADRYIDLRAMEVTLWQAAWRISTEAGGALPAEGDIAVAKIWASDGVRRVVQTAQHLHGGFGADTDYPLHRYHAWAKQIELSLGPAAAHEEALGDLLAAHPLG
- a CDS encoding HTTM domain-containing protein, with translation MTTTSPAGAPGPVPGSLSDGLPGPNAGPAARPNPRRNPGSGLARGIQRITASALGPYQSAVIRIGFSATYLFFLLRELPHRQELYGPDSPWRWDMARRLIANNDAFSVLMWSDSALWFEAVYALTLLSAAALLLGWRTRTMSVLFMVGVLSVQNRSIFMGDGGDNVIHLMAIYLVLTRCAQVWSLDARRAERNVARAARGLAPARDVVGPVLWAVLGPVLLIATLMDGLGGTWWLPTLLWVLWLGSAAWWAANRYAPHGEQRTLLDVLANLAHNATLAVIMAEVCLIYATAGWYKIQGSRWQDGTALYYPLKLDYFTPWPALSDILASSGVMVMVLTYGTVIVQVAFPFTLFNRRVKNILLVAMICEHAGIALLLGLPFFSMAMIAADAVFLPTVFLVWLGGRVTLGRERLLSRFPRVPGDSGATGLPGASGDPGDPGAHGVPGKRRVPGQQGSGRDGTEESPQQGAGGGHTLVG
- the paaD gene encoding 1,2-phenylacetyl-CoA epoxidase subunit PaaD, coding for MVTGTRLEEELRQLAGAVPDPELPVLTLEELGVMRGVQVDGPGRVTVRLTPTYTGCPAIEAMSADIERVLHDHGVPEVSVVTVLAPAWSTDDISAEGRRKLAEFGIAPPRSHGADGGPVPLTLSVRCPHCGSTDTELLSRFSSTACKALRRCVACREPFDHFKEL